The DNA sequence GACCCTGATGGTCTGCTGGAGACGGTGCGGGCACAGCATATTTCCATGTGTGGTGTGCTGCCCGCTGTGATTGTGATGAAGACCCTCCAGAAAATGGGCAAACTGAGTCAGGTGGAGCGAGTGGGCTATGCAACTTCGGGCGATGTGACCGGCGATCGATCGCGGGTCGTCGGATATGCAGGCCTCTTGATCAACTGATGACCTCTGATTGCGGCAAGTCCAGCGGGTTTCCCGGGAATCGTCAAAATTGATGGTGACCCCAGAGCCGGTTTTCTACTAAAATCCCGACTCTGTTAAATGTTACTGTTGTCACTGACGCGTCAAACGGAATCGGAGCCCCGTGCTATGTCTATTGGTCGCATAATCTTCTTCACTGGTTTTGCCCTCCTGGTTACATTCTCCCGTTCGCTACCCGCGGCGGATGCCCCCTCTGTTGAACTGGCACTCACCTTCAAGCCGATTCAGCAGGACATCGAAATCGAAACTCCCGAAAAATCGGAATACGGTCGCTGCAAGGTCGAAGTCGAACAGAGCAAGAAGAGCTCTGGCTGGATCGTTTACGGACCGAATGGTCAGGTCCTGCGTCGCTTCGTCGACACCAATGGCGACAACGTTGTCGATCAATGGCGGTATTTCAACCGCGGCCTGGAAGTCTACCGGGACATTGATGCCAACTTTAACAACAAGGTCGACGCGTCGCGCTGGATGAATCTGGCAGGGACCCGCTGGGGCCTCGATAAAAATGAAGACGGAATCATTGATGAATGGAAAATGATTTCGCCCGAAGAAGTCACCCGGGTTGCCATCAGCGCACTGGCGAAAAATAACACAAAGGTGTTCGAATCCCTGCTAATCACCGATGACGAATTGTCCGCGTCCGGGATTAAGAATCCCTTCGCTGACAAGATTCGTGAATCGACCAAAGCGGCTTCCGCGAAGATTCCCGAACTGCTTTCAAATTCGAAAATGCTTTCGTCCGATACGGTCTGGGTTCGCTTCGACGGTGCGATGCCCGGATTGATTCCCGCCGACGATGTAAAAACCGATAAAGACCTGCAGGTCTTTGAAAACGTGATGGCCATTGTCGATACCAAAGGCAAAAGTGGACTGGTGCAGTTCGGTGAACTGATCCGCGTCGGTGATGCCTGGCGTCTGACCCAGGCACCGCTGCCCATCGAAGGTGAATCGATTCAGGTCACCGAAGGGGGCACGCTGATGCAGCCGGTCGCCGGTGCCAGCACACTGCCTACCAACTCAACGGTTGGCCTCTCGAAAGAAATGCAGGGGCTGCTGGATGAATTACAGAAACTGGATCAGAACGGCCCTTCCCCTGAGCAGGGTCCGCAAGCCGTCGCCCGCTACAATGCAGATCGAGTGGCGATCATCGAAAAACTGATTGCTGCTTCCAAGAACGAAGACGAACGTTCCCAGTGGACGCGACAGATGGTTGACGGTCTGGCCGCCGCCGTTCAGACGGTAGGCTACAAAGACGGACTGGCACAACTGAAACGGATTCGCGACGAAGTCCAGAAGTCCTCACAGGATCAGGACCTGGTGGCTTACGTCACTTACCGGACCCTGCTCGCTGATTACAGCACCCAGTTACAGAGCACACAGAGCGACAAACTCCGCGATGTGCAGACCTGGTGGCTGACACAGCTCGAAGACTTCATTAAGAAATATCCGAATTCCGATGACTCTGCTGAAGCGATGCTGCAACTGGCAGTCACCCAGGAATTCAGTGGTAAAGTTGCGGAGTCCAAGAAATGGTACACGAAACTGGTCGAGTCTCACGCCAGTTCAGAAGCGGGCACCCGTGGTGCAGGCGCTCTGCGACGCATGAACCTGGCTGGCCAGGAACTGGAGCTGTCAGGAAAAGGCCTGACAGGAGGCGGCATCGATGCCAAACAGTATCGCGGCAAAGTACTGCTGGTCATCTTCTGGTCCAGCTGGTGCAAACCCTGCACGGAAGACCTGCCTCAGATTCAGGACCTCTACAACAAGTACCACAGCCAGGGCTTTGATGTACTGGGAATTAACCTCGATGCCAGCCCGGAACTGGCAGAAGCCTACATCAAACAGCACAAAGTGGCTTGGGCTCACATCCATGAAGAGGGTGGACTGGAAAGTGCCCCTGCCCGGGACTTTGGTGTGATCTCCCTGCCGACCATGTTCCTCGTGGACAAGTCGGGTAAGGTCGTCAACCGGAGTGCTACCGTGGCTGATGTCAAGAAAGCCCTGCCCGATCTGCTGAAGTAGGCCGGGCACCGAAAGACGCTGACTCACGACAGGGAGAGCACCACGTCTCTCCCCAGTCGTCCGTCATGCAAGGCGGAGGCGACAAGCACGCCCTCAGCCCCGAGTGCCGCCTGAGCCTGGAGCTCTGCCGCATTGCGAATCCCCCCTCCAGTAATCAGCATCAGCTCGGGAAATCGTGCATGCAATGTCTGACACAACTCTTCGGTGCCGGTCCCCCGACCGGTGCCGACCTGTGCCAGATCGAGCAGGATCATCTGCGAAACGCCCTGTCCCCGCGCCAGCTCTGCCACATCGAGAGGACTCGCAAGCTCCGCGAACGGGTTCCCAGCAGCAGTACTGACTAAAGGCTGCCCCACTTTCAGGTCGAGACTGAAGACCGTTCTCTCACTCCCCCACTGATCCACGAGTGCCGCCAGTTCATCAGGTCCTGCCAGCGTCTCCAGGCCAGCCACGATGTTGATGCCCGGATATTCCTGCAAAGCTGCACAGTCCGCTGTAGTGCGCAGACCGCAATCGAGCAGGAATGTATAACCTTCTGCAAGCAGGCCCTGGTACAACTCAAGATTCTGCCGCTGGTGGAGAATGGCATCGAGGTCGGCCACATAGAAATCACTGAGACCAAATTCAGCGCGAATCGCGCGGGCCAGGTCGAGTGGATCACTGGAGTCAGTCAGATTGCTTTGGAGGGGTTGATACAGATCGCGTTCTCCCGCCACCCCCCGCACCACGGTTTGATTCAGAATGTCCAGTACCGGAATGATTTTCATCGCGTCTCTTACTTCAGAAATCCGTATTTCAATACAACCAGAAAAACTTAGTTTAACAGTTCCCCAGCAGTCTGGCTCCCCCGGGACAGCGGATCTGATTACAATAACAGCTTGAATATGAACCGGGGGAGACAACGGGCTCCCCTCTCGCTTCCAGATGAAAAGAGCCACTGATGCAGATTATCGAAGCCGACTTGAGTGAACCCCGTAACGCCGCGGCGGTGGTGACTCTGCTCAACAGTTACGCCTGTTCGCCGGAAGGGGCCGGCAAACCGTTGCCACAAACGGTGCAGGAGAATCTGGCCCCGCGTCTGCATGAACGTAACGATGCAGTGGTCGTTCTCGCCTTCGAGGAAGAGACCCCCGTCGGCCTGATTATCTGCATTGAAGGATTTTCCTCATTCGCCTGTCAGCCCCTGCTGAATATTCACGATGTGTATGTTGCCCCGGAGTTTCGTGGCACCGGTCTGGCCGGGCAGCTGTTTGAATTCGTCGAACAGATCGCCCGGGCACGAGGCTGCTGTAAACTCACCCTGGAAGTTCTGGAAGGAAATCAGCGTGCCCAGGCGGCTTACCGTAAATTCGGTTTCAACGGCTACGAACTGGATCCTCAAATGGGACGCGCGCTGTTCTGGGAAAAGAAGCTCTAAGCAAGTCGAACCTATCATTCTTATGTTAGAATCACAGTCAGATGAAATATGATGTCGTCGGTCTGGGAACCGTTGTGGTGGACCACCTGGTCCTGCTGGCACAACACCCACCCCAGGATGCGAAAACCAACATTATCAGCGACGCCTACCAGGTAGGCGGACCGGTGCCGACGGCGCAGGTTGTGCTCAGTCGCCTGGGAAAACAGTGCGCATTTCTCGGCAGTTGGGGCGACGATCAATATGGGCCCCTGATTGCGCAGGACCTCGCAGTGGAGCAGCTGAACCTCGATGCCAGCCGTCTGCTCCCCGGCACCCGCTCGGGATATGCCCAGGTCTGGATCGACGAACAGGCGAGCACGCGAACCATCGCCTGCTATCGTCCCGAGCACTGGCTGCAACCGGAAGATCTGGATCGACAAATCATTCAGGAGGCCCGCTTCCTGCATCTGGATGGCTGGCCTCAGGAAACGTGTCTGCAGGCAGCGCAGATCGCCCGGGAAGCCGGCGTGACCGTCTGTCTCGATGCCGGTTCTCTCAAGCCGGGGATGGAGACACTGATCCCTTACCTGAACGTCATGAACTGCCCCCGCCGGTTTCTCAGCGAGTATCTGCAGACCGACGATGTGCTGGCAGGTGGCAGAGCCCTGCTGGACGAGGGACCGGAGCTGGTCACCGTGACCGATGGAGTGCGCGGCGCGTGGTTATTCAGTCAGGAAGGCTGTCTGCACTGCGCGGCACTCCCCGTGCTTTCTCTGGATACCACAGGGGCCGGCGATGTTTTCAGCGGTGCCCTGCTCTATGGCTTGCTTGAGGACTGGCCGCGAGAGCGGGTGCTGAAATTCGCCTGTGTCACCGCAGCGTTGAAATGCGAACGCCTGGGCAATCGGGATGCACTGCCGTCCCTCGCGGAAATCGAAGCCGTCCTGCAGACTAAGGAGCTGAATCTTTCACAACTGGATTGATCAGCGTCCCGATACCGGTGATCTCGATGGAGACGATGTCCCGATCTTCGAGAGTGAATTCGTCCGGCGGAACGATGCCGGTTCCGGTAAGCAGAATCGCACCGCTGGGAAAATCATTCTCTTTCACGAGCCAGCTGATGAGATCTTCCAGTCCACGGGCCATTTCTGCAACGGACGTATCGCCGCGGAAGACTTCTTCGCCATCCCGTTCGATGGTCAGAATGATCCTGGTGGCATCACGATCCAGGGGGCCCTCATGCAGCAGGACACAGGGGCCCAGGCCGCAACACTGTTTGTAGAATTTCGCCTGTGGCAGATAAAGCGGGTTTTCGCCTTCGATATCACGGGCGGACATATCGTTGCCCACCGTGTAACCCACCAGTTTCTGATCGGGAGAGACGATCAGAGCCAGCTCGGGTTCGGGTACAGACCACTGACTGTCAAAGCGGACACGGACAGGCTGATTCGGACCACAGACCCGGTTGGGAGTTGCTTTGAAAAAGAGCTCGGGACGATCTGCGGTGTAGACCTGGTCGTAATGCGAAGCGGCTGTTTCGGATTCTTCCATCCGCGCCACCTGACTGCGTTTGTAAGTCACCCCGGCGGCCCAGACTTCCTGGTAATCAACGGGGGCGAGGAACTCCAGCTGATTGAAGGGGACGGGCGGCAGCTCTTTGTCGATCAGGAATTTGGCCAGTCCAGCGGGATCGGCGGAATGCAGGATGTCCGACAGACGATGGATGTTGTCGACCTGTGACAGATCCAGCAGCTGCACTCCGTTTGCTTCCACGATGGCGACATGACGTTCCCCGTTTGACAATAGCACTTTCGCGAGCTTCATCTTCAATTTTCCTTCTGATACTGGTCCAGGGCGGCTAAGGTCTGTTGCATATCTTCTGGTAATGGTGCCTCAAACTGCATCGGTTTTCCACTGTGCGGATGACTAAATTCCAGACGATAGGCATGCAGGGCCTGTCGTTCGATCAGAATGTCGCTTTCCAGCTCCGCGGCGTCCGCTTCGGCCTGCACGCTCAGATCCTTCATTTTCAGAGTGATCCGGCCGCCATACACGCGGTCCGCCACAATGGAATGTCCGATATGCTGCATATGTACCCGCAGCTGGTGGGTACGCCCGGTGCGGGGCTTGAGTCGCACATAGGTAAAGGCCTTATAACGCTGAATCGCTTCGTAATAAGTGAACGCGTCGCGGGCATTGCCCCCTTCATCACAGACGATCATTTTCTCCCGGTGACGGGGATGCACGCACATGAAGGTCTCGATGTAATCGGTGTCGAATTCCATGCATCCCCAGACAATCGCCCGGTATTCCTTCTGAACTTCCCGCTTTTCAAACTGGGCGCTCAGACGGGCGTGAACCTGGTTATCCTTGGCGACAACCAGCAGACCGCTGGTATTCCGGTCGAGACGATGGACGATTCCGGGCCGAAACTGGCCGGCGACATCGCTGAGTTGATCGAAGTGATGCTGCAGGGCTCCTGCCAGCGTTCCCGCATAGTTGCCTTTGCCGGGATGGACGATCATATCCGAAGGCTTATTGATGACGGCGATAAAGTCGTCTTCGTAAATGATATCCAGCGGAATGTCTTCCGGGGGAAGCTGATTATCGGGCAGTTCAGGCAGGCGAACCGAGACCCGGTCGTTGACTCGCATGCGGCGGGCAGCTTTGACGGGCAAGCCGTTGACCAGCACTGCCTCCTGCTTAATCGCTTTCTGGAATAAGACGCGGGTGTAATTCGGATACAGGCGACAGAGATAATGATCTATCCGCCAGCCATG is a window from the Gimesia benthica genome containing:
- a CDS encoding redoxin domain-containing protein, producing the protein MSIGRIIFFTGFALLVTFSRSLPAADAPSVELALTFKPIQQDIEIETPEKSEYGRCKVEVEQSKKSSGWIVYGPNGQVLRRFVDTNGDNVVDQWRYFNRGLEVYRDIDANFNNKVDASRWMNLAGTRWGLDKNEDGIIDEWKMISPEEVTRVAISALAKNNTKVFESLLITDDELSASGIKNPFADKIRESTKAASAKIPELLSNSKMLSSDTVWVRFDGAMPGLIPADDVKTDKDLQVFENVMAIVDTKGKSGLVQFGELIRVGDAWRLTQAPLPIEGESIQVTEGGTLMQPVAGASTLPTNSTVGLSKEMQGLLDELQKLDQNGPSPEQGPQAVARYNADRVAIIEKLIAASKNEDERSQWTRQMVDGLAAAVQTVGYKDGLAQLKRIRDEVQKSSQDQDLVAYVTYRTLLADYSTQLQSTQSDKLRDVQTWWLTQLEDFIKKYPNSDDSAEAMLQLAVTQEFSGKVAESKKWYTKLVESHASSEAGTRGAGALRRMNLAGQELELSGKGLTGGGIDAKQYRGKVLLVIFWSSWCKPCTEDLPQIQDLYNKYHSQGFDVLGINLDASPELAEAYIKQHKVAWAHIHEEGGLESAPARDFGVISLPTMFLVDKSGKVVNRSATVADVKKALPDLLK
- a CDS encoding HisA/HisF-related TIM barrel protein; translation: MKIIPVLDILNQTVVRGVAGERDLYQPLQSNLTDSSDPLDLARAIRAEFGLSDFYVADLDAILHQRQNLELYQGLLAEGYTFLLDCGLRTTADCAALQEYPGINIVAGLETLAGPDELAALVDQWGSERTVFSLDLKVGQPLVSTAAGNPFAELASPLDVAELARGQGVSQMILLDLAQVGTGRGTGTEELCQTLHARFPELMLITGGGIRNAAELQAQAALGAEGVLVASALHDGRLGRDVVLSLS
- a CDS encoding GNAT family N-acetyltransferase, whose amino-acid sequence is MMQIIEADLSEPRNAAAVVTLLNSYACSPEGAGKPLPQTVQENLAPRLHERNDAVVVLAFEEETPVGLIICIEGFSSFACQPLLNIHDVYVAPEFRGTGLAGQLFEFVEQIARARGCCKLTLEVLEGNQRAQAAYRKFGFNGYELDPQMGRALFWEKKL
- a CDS encoding carbohydrate kinase family protein, with amino-acid sequence MKYDVVGLGTVVVDHLVLLAQHPPQDAKTNIISDAYQVGGPVPTAQVVLSRLGKQCAFLGSWGDDQYGPLIAQDLAVEQLNLDASRLLPGTRSGYAQVWIDEQASTRTIACYRPEHWLQPEDLDRQIIQEARFLHLDGWPQETCLQAAQIAREAGVTVCLDAGSLKPGMETLIPYLNVMNCPRRFLSEYLQTDDVLAGGRALLDEGPELVTVTDGVRGAWLFSQEGCLHCAALPVLSLDTTGAGDVFSGALLYGLLEDWPRERVLKFACVTAALKCERLGNRDALPSLAEIEAVLQTKELNLSQLD
- a CDS encoding fumarylacetoacetate hydrolase family protein, whose amino-acid sequence is MKLAKVLLSNGERHVAIVEANGVQLLDLSQVDNIHRLSDILHSADPAGLAKFLIDKELPPVPFNQLEFLAPVDYQEVWAAGVTYKRSQVARMEESETAASHYDQVYTADRPELFFKATPNRVCGPNQPVRVRFDSQWSVPEPELALIVSPDQKLVGYTVGNDMSARDIEGENPLYLPQAKFYKQCCGLGPCVLLHEGPLDRDATRIILTIERDGEEVFRGDTSVAEMARGLEDLISWLVKENDFPSGAILLTGTGIVPPDEFTLEDRDIVSIEITGIGTLINPVVKDSAP
- a CDS encoding RluA family pseudouridine synthase, whose product is MSDELSSPPELSTEPIEITVEARAHGWRIDHYLCRLYPNYTRVLFQKAIKQEAVLVNGLPVKAARRMRVNDRVSVRLPELPDNQLPPEDIPLDIIYEDDFIAVINKPSDMIVHPGKGNYAGTLAGALQHHFDQLSDVAGQFRPGIVHRLDRNTSGLLVVAKDNQVHARLSAQFEKREVQKEYRAIVWGCMEFDTDYIETFMCVHPRHREKMIVCDEGGNARDAFTYYEAIQRYKAFTYVRLKPRTGRTHQLRVHMQHIGHSIVADRVYGGRITLKMKDLSVQAEADAAELESDILIERQALHAYRLEFSHPHSGKPMQFEAPLPEDMQQTLAALDQYQKEN